The following are encoded in a window of Solidesulfovibrio magneticus RS-1 genomic DNA:
- a CDS encoding GGDEF domain-containing protein, whose product MALLIYYNVVNDANSTLVASWVSIVLLVSIFKLVLSQCHRLKKCRAASIGTRQKFILISAASTGILWSVPIVFVNFNSPMELFTVILIVSGIISGSVNAYLGQKTCMLWIATSPCLLIIVYLSLKITPIPVPAITSVCVFYIFILFTSVHTKKSIYEMLFVKHEKTKLVEQLQENQKILSELVGKDDLTGLPNRRLLVEIFDMLVKDCQRNGSKFAIAFIDMNDFKMVNDTYGHEIGDKVLINAANIMKEALRKSDVVARLGGDEFLAIVKNINDKNDAATAAAKISSSLSRTLLVDGHSINISASVGVSVYPDNANSLDALMNIADSSMYRDKRFCQMESVS is encoded by the coding sequence TTGGCATTATTGATTTATTATAATGTCGTCAATGACGCCAACAGCACATTGGTCGCAAGCTGGGTATCTATTGTCCTTCTTGTCAGTATATTTAAGCTGGTTTTGTCACAATGCCATCGCCTAAAGAAATGCAGAGCCGCCAGCATTGGGACCAGGCAAAAATTTATTTTAATAAGCGCGGCATCCACTGGAATTCTGTGGAGCGTTCCAATTGTATTTGTAAATTTTAATTCTCCTATGGAATTATTCACTGTAATACTTATTGTAAGTGGCATTATATCTGGCTCAGTCAATGCCTACCTTGGCCAAAAAACATGTATGCTGTGGATAGCGACAAGCCCTTGCTTGCTTATTATAGTTTATCTCAGTTTAAAAATTACTCCTATTCCAGTGCCTGCAATAACAAGTGTCTGTGTGTTCTATATTTTTATACTTTTTACTAGCGTTCACACAAAGAAAAGTATCTATGAAATGCTTTTTGTAAAACATGAAAAAACCAAGTTGGTAGAGCAGCTTCAAGAAAATCAAAAAATATTATCAGAACTTGTCGGCAAAGACGACTTGACTGGGCTGCCAAACAGACGGCTTCTTGTAGAAATTTTCGACATGCTTGTTAAAGACTGTCAGCGCAATGGCTCAAAATTTGCCATTGCTTTTATTGATATGAACGACTTTAAAATGGTCAACGATACATACGGACATGAGATTGGAGATAAAGTTTTAATAAATGCTGCTAATATTATGAAAGAAGCTCTCCGGAAAAGTGATGTCGTTGCAAGACTTGGAGGAGATGAGTTTTTAGCTATTGTAAAAAATATAAATGACAAAAATGATGCAGCTACAGCTGCAGCTAAAATTTCATCATCACTTTCGAGAACACTTTTGGTTGATGGCCATAGCATCAATATAAGCGCCAGCGTAGGTGTCTCTGTTTACCCGGACAATGCTAATTCCCTGGATGCATTAATGAACATCGCTGACAGTTCAATGTACAGAGACAAACGTTTTTGCCAGATGGAATCTGTCTCTTAA
- a CDS encoding type II toxin-antitoxin system HigB family toxin — protein MRVVSKRTLATFWTTHPQAAGPLAAWHDAISSREWKNLAELRQLSRTVDYVGGDRFVFNIAGNKFRLIVKIDFRSQLAFVRFIGTHKEYDGIDNVSSV, from the coding sequence ATGCGAGTTGTTTCGAAGCGGACCTTAGCAACCTTCTGGACTACACATCCTCAGGCGGCTGGCCCTCTGGCCGCTTGGCATGACGCAATTAGCTCCCGAGAATGGAAAAATCTCGCTGAATTAAGGCAACTTTCCCGAACAGTTGATTATGTTGGCGGCGACAGATTTGTGTTTAATATCGCGGGGAACAAATTCCGTCTCATTGTAAAAATAGACTTTAGAAGCCAGTTGGCCTTTGTGCGGTTTATTGGAACCCATAAAGAGTACGACGGCATTGACAATGTTTCCAGTGTTTAG
- a CDS encoding sensor domain-containing protein has translation MLSLKPSRIVAIYAVVSALWILFSDRAVGILFSNSISTITLLSTFKGWLYIGIVSIILYAFLKKYERENIEQQKILFESEKRFRTIFDSASDCIFIHDAKTGKIVDVNSRTCKVFRYAREEILALDVGKISSGIYPYTQEEAVNKIHQTLNGDMLSFEWQCKTKDGQVFWGQVCTSVATINGDVQVIVNLQDISEHKRAEHILIEERKFTNAVLESVPGLLYLYNDEGLLIRWNKQHETITGYSGQELAQMHLLDWYKGDELTQKKITSAINRVVKDGSATEEADLQTKTGARIPFYFTAVSLEIEGKLYFVGTGIDITEQKKLEQQLLFRALHDPLTGLANRVLCMDRISQASERLSRNPNHEFAVVFIDLNNFKSINDSFGHEAGDQVLCEVANRIHGCARKTDTVCRYGGDEFIILLTEINKPDTIEAIHRIQCVLKTYFVVNTHILQISASYGIAYGENEKQSPEDLLRNANIALHNAKNSPSEKIIVFENGMHELAMRNLSLQNDMRRGLEAHEFFIVYQPIFFLSTGELYGFEALLRWSHPQRGIVSPGEFIPAAEESGFIYELGNFALTKACNDFAKLLKTSPKDNEITLSVNISTKQLAKDNLIDIIEYAIGKSGLPPGLLILEITESSIMEYPDKSAKIIDAIKSKGIGIAVDDFGTGYSSMSVLQKLKLDKLKIDMSFVNRLTESSEDCEIVRAIITLSNSLHLQTVAEGIETSEQLQILRSLGCELGQGYLCSKPLDVKDLPLLITQNACPSLL, from the coding sequence ATGCTCAGCCTCAAGCCGTCGAGGATTGTTGCTATCTATGCAGTAGTCAGTGCTCTATGGATTCTATTTTCGGACAGGGCTGTCGGAATATTGTTTTCAAATTCCATCTCAACAATAACACTATTAAGTACTTTCAAAGGATGGCTCTACATTGGCATTGTATCAATAATTCTTTATGCATTTTTAAAAAAATACGAACGTGAAAATATAGAACAGCAGAAAATTCTTTTCGAAAGCGAAAAACGCTTTCGAACTATATTTGATTCAGCAAGTGACTGTATTTTTATTCATGACGCAAAAACCGGCAAGATTGTTGATGTAAACAGTAGAACTTGCAAAGTATTCAGATATGCTCGTGAAGAAATACTTGCGCTTGACGTTGGCAAAATTAGCTCTGGGATCTATCCTTATACCCAAGAAGAAGCTGTAAATAAAATCCACCAAACGCTCAACGGGGACATGCTTTCATTTGAGTGGCAGTGCAAAACTAAAGACGGACAAGTTTTCTGGGGACAAGTTTGCACCAGCGTGGCCACTATTAATGGAGACGTGCAAGTCATAGTGAATTTGCAAGATATAAGCGAACATAAGCGAGCAGAGCACATCTTAATAGAGGAACGAAAATTTACAAATGCTGTATTAGAAAGCGTCCCAGGGTTACTATATTTATACAACGATGAGGGCTTGCTGATCCGTTGGAATAAGCAACATGAAACAATTACCGGATACTCAGGCCAAGAACTAGCTCAAATGCATCTGCTTGATTGGTACAAGGGAGATGAGCTAACCCAGAAAAAGATTACCAGCGCCATTAATCGCGTAGTAAAAGATGGAAGCGCCACCGAGGAGGCAGACCTCCAGACAAAGACAGGAGCAAGAATACCATTTTATTTTACAGCAGTGAGTTTAGAGATTGAGGGTAAATTGTACTTTGTTGGAACAGGGATCGATATAACAGAACAAAAGAAACTAGAGCAGCAGCTTTTATTCCGTGCGCTACACGATCCTTTGACAGGACTAGCAAATCGTGTCCTTTGTATGGACCGTATTTCGCAAGCGAGTGAGCGTCTTAGTCGCAACCCAAACCATGAGTTTGCTGTAGTATTTATTGATCTTAACAACTTCAAATCTATTAACGACAGCTTTGGTCATGAGGCTGGTGATCAAGTTTTATGCGAAGTCGCCAACAGGATTCATGGTTGTGCTCGAAAAACCGATACAGTGTGTAGATATGGCGGAGATGAATTTATAATTCTTTTAACGGAAATAAATAAGCCCGACACAATTGAAGCAATACATAGGATTCAATGTGTTCTAAAAACTTATTTTGTTGTCAACACGCATATCTTACAAATTTCAGCAAGCTATGGCATTGCATACGGTGAAAACGAAAAGCAAAGCCCAGAAGATCTGCTCCGCAACGCAAACATCGCACTACATAATGCAAAGAATTCACCGAGCGAAAAAATAATAGTTTTTGAAAATGGAATGCATGAACTGGCAATGCGCAACCTTAGTCTGCAAAACGATATGCGACGTGGCCTTGAAGCTCATGAATTTTTCATTGTTTACCAACCAATATTTTTTTTGAGCACAGGAGAATTGTATGGATTTGAAGCGCTACTCCGCTGGAGCCATCCACAACGTGGAATTGTAAGTCCTGGAGAATTTATACCTGCAGCAGAAGAATCTGGATTTATATACGAATTGGGTAATTTTGCATTGACAAAGGCTTGCAACGATTTCGCCAAATTATTAAAGACTTCCCCAAAAGACAATGAAATAACTTTATCGGTAAATATTTCTACCAAGCAACTCGCAAAAGATAATTTAATTGATATCATTGAATACGCCATTGGCAAAAGCGGACTCCCTCCTGGCTTGTTAATTCTTGAGATTACGGAGTCTTCTATCATGGAATATCCAGACAAATCGGCGAAGATCATCGATGCAATTAAATCAAAAGGGATTGGAATTGCGGTTGACGATTTTGGAACAGGCTATTCATCAATGAGCGTTTTGCAAAAATTGAAACTCGACAAGCTTAAGATCGACATGAGCTTCGTAAACAGATTGACCGAAAGCTCGGAGGATTGTGAAATTGTCCGAGCAATAATCACGTTGTCAAACAGTCTTCACCTACAAACTGTCGCAGAGGGGATAGAAACTTCTGAGCAACTCCAGATTCTTCGCAGTCTCGGCTGCGAGCTAGGACAGGGATATCTTTGCTCTAAACCCCTGGACGTCAAAGACCTGCCTTTGCTGATTACTCAAAATGCATGTCCTTCACTTCTTTGA
- a CDS encoding response regulator, with protein MEKNQTILLVEDDVINRVALCRFLSKQGYAVHPAKDGDEALENYNKKVFDLIIMDLVMPGIDGAETAKRMRFIFNSTSSDYPPIIIITAVDHRAQNLEKIFRAGVDRVVQKPIDHAQLLKCIDELLSQSKHHQ; from the coding sequence GTGGAGAAAAATCAAACCATTCTTCTTGTCGAAGACGACGTGATTAACAGGGTTGCACTTTGTCGCTTCCTCAGCAAGCAAGGGTATGCGGTTCATCCCGCAAAGGACGGCGACGAAGCCCTGGAGAATTATAATAAAAAAGTATTCGACTTGATAATAATGGATCTTGTTATGCCAGGGATAGATGGCGCTGAAACTGCAAAGAGAATGCGGTTTATCTTCAACAGTACGAGCAGCGATTACCCGCCAATTATTATAATCACTGCCGTTGACCATCGCGCACAAAATTTAGAAAAGATATTTAGGGCGGGCGTTGACAGAGTAGTGCAGAAACCAATTGACCATGCTCAACTCCTGAAATGCATTGATGAACTTTTGTCACAAAGTAAACATCACCAATAA
- a CDS encoding sensor histidine kinase, whose amino-acid sequence MATDNLKTKSAAPERLSLNEVQDEREKLSGHICSSYFDFFPLPLIVLNSYRQIVFSNKSFLDILGINDLDNFLGLRPGEAMGCTYAHVEEAGCGTSTFCRECGALRAVLECMINDSKAQHDCQLLVRHNDESSAKDLRVFVSPWSVENEKYYVVSIVDIEDEKRRKILERIFFHDILNAAGGAKALLDTLFDEVPEESKELMSLVQASLFGLVEEIKKQKQLLALENKEYKLSMITLQGIELVNLVAKEYRTHPKAYGKQIAISQNSKNVQILSDYTLLMRVIINMVINALEATSENGSITIGLDDDGDCAKFWVANSRIMPESVKMQIFKRSFSTKGVDRGLGTYSIKLLTENYLKGEVGFTSEEPDGTKFWVKINKAV is encoded by the coding sequence ATGGCTACGGACAATCTAAAAACAAAGAGTGCCGCCCCAGAACGTCTAAGCCTCAATGAAGTTCAAGACGAAAGAGAAAAGCTTTCTGGGCACATTTGCTCTAGCTATTTTGACTTCTTTCCTCTTCCGCTCATCGTTCTAAACAGTTACCGACAAATAGTTTTCAGCAATAAATCTTTTCTAGACATCCTTGGAATCAACGACCTTGATAACTTTCTCGGGCTTCGCCCCGGTGAAGCAATGGGATGCACCTACGCCCACGTTGAAGAAGCAGGATGTGGCACCTCTACATTTTGCCGTGAATGTGGCGCTCTCCGCGCAGTATTAGAATGTATGATTAACGATTCAAAAGCTCAGCACGACTGCCAGCTTCTAGTAAGACACAATGATGAAAGCTCAGCGAAAGACCTAAGAGTTTTTGTTTCTCCGTGGAGTGTAGAAAACGAAAAATACTACGTCGTTTCAATCGTGGACATAGAGGACGAAAAGCGCAGGAAAATATTAGAACGAATTTTTTTTCACGACATTCTTAATGCGGCAGGAGGGGCAAAAGCCTTACTTGACACTTTGTTTGACGAAGTTCCTGAAGAAAGTAAGGAACTGATGAGTCTTGTTCAAGCGTCACTGTTTGGTCTAGTAGAAGAAATTAAGAAACAAAAACAGTTGCTTGCCTTGGAAAACAAAGAATATAAGCTTTCCATGATCACACTTCAGGGCATCGAGTTGGTCAATCTCGTGGCAAAAGAATATCGGACACATCCAAAGGCTTACGGTAAACAAATAGCCATTTCGCAAAATAGTAAAAACGTCCAAATCTTATCTGACTATACACTACTCATGCGTGTTATCATAAACATGGTCATTAATGCTTTAGAAGCTACTTCCGAAAATGGAAGTATCACTATCGGACTAGACGATGACGGAGATTGTGCAAAATTTTGGGTTGCTAACAGTAGGATTATGCCTGAATCAGTAAAAATGCAGATTTTTAAACGGTCATTCTCGACAAAGGGAGTGGATCGTGGGCTTGGAACCTATTCCATAAAACTGCTGACAGAAAACTATCTTAAAGGAGAAGTTGGCTTCACCTCGGAAGAACCTGACGGGACCAAGTTTTGGGTTAAGATTAACAAAGCGGTTTAG
- a CDS encoding bacteriohemerythrin, which yields MNIRLASLVLVLISASTTAASFLLSYFDINLFVVDAIAAIATVLTACIYIVFTHAKIYKIQNQIIGNNLAKTNQVNDMQLEDLDLIQGTILRFYAEKAALLKNIDALKSEINTIESSCNESIGQAQEASRLAEESRIKNLLSASSKLETVVQDILSSAGQISNQMESISSGAETQKNRMSETMTAMDEMNVAIRDISHSTSDASVSIDRTKENAIESAQISSGAVIAIAKVNESTTTLKENMGDLSTQAQNIDNIMNVISDIADQTNLLALNAAIEAARAGDAGRGFAVVADEVRKLAEKTMQATKEVGATISSIQNSVQMNIDQMVNAVKCAEEATQMAQKAGNSAEAIKHYAEENTMKIHSIATASEEQSATSSHINDAISEVGQVAVLISDGINESTQAVLVLSDLAKELSVLIADLKSGMEMNILMPWTSQLATGVKFVDEQHRKLVDMINNLYKAMQTGQGKAVVEKLLDDLANYTVYHFDAEEKIFHKLHYSETAGHIKIHEELKSKVMSFINEYKSGSKNISMDLMNFLKNWLENHICKTDKRYVKTFLGAGIEPTSM from the coding sequence ATGAACATCCGCCTAGCTAGCTTAGTACTAGTGCTAATTTCTGCATCAACAACTGCGGCCTCCTTTCTTTTGTCTTATTTTGATATCAACTTATTTGTTGTTGACGCGATAGCAGCGATTGCCACTGTGTTAACAGCTTGCATTTACATTGTGTTTACTCATGCTAAAATTTACAAAATACAAAATCAAATCATTGGTAATAATTTAGCGAAAACAAATCAGGTCAATGACATGCAGCTCGAAGATCTAGACTTGATTCAAGGAACAATATTACGATTTTACGCTGAAAAAGCAGCTTTGCTGAAAAATATCGATGCGTTAAAATCAGAAATAAATACAATTGAATCTTCATGCAATGAATCTATAGGCCAAGCTCAAGAAGCTTCCCGCCTAGCAGAAGAATCTAGGATTAAAAATTTGCTATCTGCTTCATCCAAGCTCGAAACAGTTGTGCAAGACATTTTAAGTTCAGCCGGGCAAATTTCAAACCAAATGGAATCCATTTCATCTGGAGCGGAAACTCAAAAAAATCGAATGTCAGAAACTATGACTGCAATGGATGAAATGAATGTGGCTATTCGCGACATTTCGCACAGCACGTCAGATGCCTCTGTCAGCATTGACCGTACCAAGGAAAATGCTATAGAGAGCGCTCAAATTTCTTCAGGTGCTGTCATCGCTATAGCAAAAGTCAATGAGTCGACCACTACTTTAAAGGAGAACATGGGCGACTTAAGCACCCAAGCGCAGAATATTGACAACATAATGAATGTCATTAGTGACATAGCGGACCAGACAAATCTCTTGGCACTAAATGCCGCTATCGAAGCTGCCCGCGCCGGTGATGCAGGAAGAGGGTTTGCAGTCGTAGCTGACGAGGTGCGAAAACTTGCAGAGAAGACGATGCAAGCAACCAAGGAAGTTGGCGCAACCATATCTTCGATTCAAAATTCTGTTCAAATGAATATTGATCAAATGGTCAATGCTGTTAAATGTGCCGAAGAAGCCACTCAGATGGCTCAAAAGGCAGGAAACTCTGCAGAAGCAATCAAACACTACGCCGAAGAAAACACAATGAAAATCCATTCTATCGCCACTGCCTCAGAAGAACAATCTGCGACCTCTTCCCATATCAACGACGCCATTTCAGAAGTTGGTCAGGTTGCTGTACTAATATCAGACGGGATAAACGAATCTACTCAAGCAGTTTTAGTCCTTTCAGATTTAGCCAAAGAACTTTCTGTTCTTATTGCCGACTTAAAAAGTGGCATGGAAATGAACATCCTAATGCCCTGGACAAGCCAGTTGGCAACAGGGGTCAAATTTGTCGATGAGCAGCATCGTAAACTCGTTGATATGATCAACAATCTTTATAAAGCAATGCAAACAGGCCAAGGGAAAGCAGTCGTCGAGAAACTTCTAGACGATCTTGCCAACTACACGGTCTACCATTTCGATGCAGAGGAAAAAATATTCCACAAACTTCACTATTCAGAGACAGCAGGTCACATCAAAATTCACGAAGAACTCAAGTCAAAAGTCATGTCGTTCATCAATGAATACAAATCTGGATCTAAAAACATTTCAATGGATTTAATGAACTTTTTAAAGAACTGGCTTGAAAATCATATTTGCAAAACGGACAAACGCTATGTAAAAACATTCTTGGGTGCTGGGATTGAACCAACCTCCATGTAA
- a CDS encoding ImmA/IrrE family metallo-endopeptidase: MERLIKTEADYNDALAVIDSLMGAEPGTEDDERLEYWAKLVEVYEEEHYPIPKPTPLEAIKFAMDQQGLTRRDLEPFMGSKGVVSEVLAGKRRLSLDMIHALHAGLGIPLDTLAQEMPLQAQPLDVSAFPIKEMKARGWINPASKAEVEAAVRQWLNECGIGDAPLAYAARSSMRLGARGDESAMLAWVCGLKSIAAKETLPVKFDRAALCSDFLRGLVVLSRDPRGPVLAREYLAMAGIHFVVERHFPKTYMDGAALLEPDGTAVIGMSLRHDRIDNFWFTLLHEVAHLTLGHIEPGSFVVDDLEARSQDARERDADALAMESLIPSEGWKAIPPSVNTTQEFVDGMAEKLGIHPAIVAGRVRHETRNYRLFAKLVGSGEVRALFPQWSM; this comes from the coding sequence ATGGAACGCCTGATTAAGACTGAAGCCGATTACAACGATGCTCTGGCTGTGATTGACAGCCTCATGGGGGCCGAGCCTGGAACCGAAGACGACGAGCGTCTTGAGTATTGGGCCAAGCTTGTCGAGGTTTACGAAGAAGAGCACTACCCCATTCCCAAGCCGACTCCGCTTGAGGCCATCAAATTTGCCATGGACCAGCAGGGCTTGACCCGGCGCGACCTTGAGCCGTTCATGGGGAGCAAGGGGGTCGTGTCCGAGGTGTTGGCCGGCAAACGTCGGCTGTCTCTGGACATGATCCATGCCCTTCATGCAGGTCTGGGCATCCCCCTTGACACCCTGGCCCAGGAAATGCCTTTGCAAGCCCAGCCGTTGGACGTCTCCGCATTCCCGATTAAAGAGATGAAGGCCCGGGGCTGGATTAACCCTGCGAGCAAGGCCGAGGTTGAAGCGGCGGTGCGTCAATGGCTCAATGAATGCGGCATTGGCGACGCTCCGCTTGCCTACGCCGCCCGCAGTTCCATGCGCCTGGGAGCCAGAGGCGACGAAAGCGCCATGCTGGCATGGGTGTGTGGTTTGAAATCCATCGCGGCCAAGGAGACGTTACCGGTCAAGTTTGATCGGGCGGCCCTGTGCTCCGATTTTCTTCGCGGCCTAGTTGTCCTGAGCCGTGACCCACGTGGCCCGGTCCTAGCCCGGGAATATTTGGCAATGGCCGGCATCCATTTTGTCGTTGAGCGCCACTTTCCCAAGACGTACATGGATGGGGCCGCGCTGCTTGAGCCGGACGGCACGGCCGTGATTGGCATGTCCCTGCGCCACGACCGAATCGACAATTTCTGGTTCACACTGCTTCATGAGGTGGCTCACCTCACCCTAGGGCATATTGAGCCGGGGAGCTTTGTGGTTGACGACCTGGAAGCTCGGAGCCAGGACGCACGGGAACGCGATGCCGACGCACTGGCCATGGAGTCGCTCATCCCGTCCGAAGGGTGGAAAGCGATCCCGCCTTCGGTCAACACGACCCAGGAGTTCGTTGACGGCATGGCCGAGAAGCTCGGCATTCACCCCGCCATTGTGGCTGGGAGGGTGCGGCACGAGACGCGGAACTACAGGCTGTTTGCAAAGCTGGTGGGAAGCGGAGAAGTGAGAGCCTTATTTCCTCAATGGAGCATGTAA
- the uvsE gene encoding UV DNA damage repair endonuclease UvsE — protein MRFGLCCLFVEEKISFRTTTAKALLNLTVKKRLEKVSGICLHNAKSLLESVKTVHRLGIGAFRISSQFFPRMTHPVTGYRLEELPEVEEINDLLAATKNFSKNNGIRLSFHPDQFIMLSSPREEVTENSIRELCCQADWAEAVRADVINIHAGGVYGNKTQALERLSGVFKDLPEKVSSRLTLENDDISYTVRDLLPVCHALSIPLVYDVHHHRCNPDGLTELEATDLAAGTWAALKREQYCHISSPKNGWSKGNPKPHADFVDPKDFPTCWLEREMTVDVEAKAKELAVARLMGELGLVRE, from the coding sequence ATGCGATTTGGGCTTTGCTGCTTATTTGTTGAAGAAAAAATATCGTTTAGAACGACCACAGCTAAAGCCTTGTTGAACTTGACGGTCAAAAAGCGCTTGGAAAAAGTATCCGGGATTTGCCTTCACAACGCAAAAAGTCTGCTGGAATCTGTCAAGACGGTTCATCGTCTGGGCATTGGCGCTTTCAGAATCTCGTCCCAGTTCTTTCCCCGGATGACACACCCTGTTACGGGCTACCGGCTTGAAGAATTGCCTGAGGTTGAGGAAATCAATGACCTGCTGGCAGCGACAAAGAACTTTTCGAAGAATAATGGTATCCGACTCAGCTTCCATCCGGACCAGTTTATCATGCTGTCCTCGCCAAGAGAGGAAGTGACGGAAAATTCCATTCGTGAACTATGCTGCCAGGCCGACTGGGCAGAGGCAGTTAGAGCAGATGTGATCAACATCCATGCCGGTGGTGTTTACGGCAACAAGACGCAAGCGCTGGAACGTTTGAGCGGAGTGTTCAAGGATCTACCCGAGAAAGTAAGCAGCCGACTCACGTTGGAAAACGACGACATCAGCTACACTGTGCGCGATTTGCTCCCTGTGTGCCACGCGCTCTCCATTCCATTGGTTTATGACGTCCATCACCATAGGTGCAATCCGGATGGCCTCACTGAGCTTGAGGCCACGGATCTGGCTGCTGGCACCTGGGCAGCTTTAAAACGCGAACAGTACTGTCATATTTCCTCGCCCAAAAATGGTTGGAGCAAAGGGAATCCCAAGCCGCATGCCGATTTCGTCGATCCCAAGGATTTTCCAACGTGCTGGCTGGAACGTGAGATGACCGTGGACGTCGAAGCCAAGGCCAAAGAACTGGCTGTTGCCCGCTTAATGGGAGAACTGGGGCTAGTGAGGGAATGA
- a CDS encoding MucR family transcriptional regulator — MVDKEMWSEAVNLAKDQLRHGKIHFSDLETVAKSIYEKLDSLRSGPVIDITAEPMKQIEAPRHEKTRKCVKCALCGAEFKTLTKKHLATHGLTREEYMKKFDVSKKDMSVKVARKTTSGEDNPLKQMQMIMKDFGIARGEVKKFVMDKGFDGLKGLAAAAKEKGVGIIEMLGGAPAAPAKEEKKK, encoded by the coding sequence ATGGTCGATAAAGAGATGTGGTCGGAAGCTGTCAATCTCGCCAAGGACCAGCTTCGCCACGGCAAAATCCATTTTAGCGACCTCGAAACCGTTGCCAAGAGCATCTACGAAAAACTTGATTCGCTCCGCAGTGGCCCCGTTATCGATATAACCGCCGAGCCGATGAAACAGATTGAGGCTCCTCGCCATGAGAAGACTCGCAAGTGCGTTAAGTGCGCTCTCTGCGGTGCCGAATTCAAAACTTTGACGAAAAAGCACCTTGCCACTCACGGACTTACCCGCGAAGAGTATATGAAGAAGTTTGATGTGTCCAAAAAGGACATGTCGGTCAAGGTTGCTCGCAAGACCACCTCTGGCGAAGACAACCCCCTCAAGCAGATGCAGATGATTATGAAGGATTTCGGCATTGCCCGGGGCGAAGTGAAGAAGTTCGTCATGGACAAAGGCTTTGACGGTCTCAAGGGATTGGCTGCTGCCGCCAAAGAGAAGGGAGTCGGCATCATCGAGATGCTCGGCGGTGCCCCTGCTGCTCCCGCTAAGGAAGAGAAGAAGAAATAG
- a CDS encoding integrase core domain-containing protein encodes MCATVSALLVRMWPEWLTLRHDHGSHFIAEDFQQEIAFLGIKDSASYVREPQGNCIAERFVRILKENLLWVRSFRNVEELRLALLVFKETYNRKWRIGRHGYR; translated from the coding sequence GTGTGCGCCACAGTTTCGGCGCTTTTGGTCAGGATGTGGCCCGAGTGGCTGACATTGCGGCACGACCACGGCAGCCACTTTATCGCCGAGGACTTCCAGCAGGAGATCGCCTTTCTCGGCATCAAGGACTCGGCGTCCTACGTGCGCGAGCCTCAGGGCAACTGCATTGCCGAACGCTTTGTCCGCATCCTCAAGGAAAATCTTCTTTGGGTACGCAGTTTCCGAAACGTTGAGGAACTCCGATTGGCGCTTTTGGTCTTCAAGGAAACCTACAACCGCAAGTGGCGGATCGGTCGGCACGGCTACAGATAG